In the genome of Quercus robur chromosome 3, dhQueRobu3.1, whole genome shotgun sequence, one region contains:
- the LOC126718175 gene encoding probable leucine-rich repeat receptor-like protein kinase At1g35710 isoform X1 has product MAPSVSISVLIVVLYIFMNVPNIVIAAGSVATSKSSSLKQEVQALMESGWWSGSSNFTTSHCDWPGIKCNFGGSITEIDIAGNIYLGDKFRKFKFSSFPNLVRLSLSNNQILGCIPFEIGSLSKLTHLNLSHNYLTGQLPLSLANLTKLVKFDISFNGITGSIPKEFGNFKNLLELNLSHNKFTGPIPSTLGLLTNLSNLNLSFNEINGSIVSEIGLLKNLLNLYLNNNNLVGQIPLTIGHLTKLETLNLNWNMISGPIPTELASCFLIKFLSLSHNYLNGSVPSWVKDLYAPIKIDLSYNNLTGNVPISLIRMREFNLSYNSLEGRVPIIFKNYGFEVFIGNKDLCSDIKGFAQCPSPSLISPSTPPLALENIVSGMEDGREKDEHPNFKKKKLVPLIVFFISFSFFTLLQLFGYFLHSQCRVKNLVLPMKKHAELKGTKNGNLFSIWNYDGNIAFEDIIEATEDFDIRYCIGTGGYGSVYKAQLPSGKVVALKKLNHLEAEDPTVDKSFRNEVKMMTEIRHRNIVKLHGYCLHKRCMVLIYEYMERGSLFCVLNNDVEAVELDWTKRVNIIKDIAHAISYMHHDCNPIIVHRDISSNNILLNSKLEQAFVSDFGIARLLDPNSSNQTLVAGTYGYIAPELAYTMVFTEKCDVYSFGVVALEILMGIHPGELLTTLSSSSSSSRNMMLNEILDQRLPPPNRIVARDIFFVATIAFACLCTKPKSRPTMNWVSQEFLSRKKPVAKPLHVVSLWQLKNQENYMVGDIETQ; this is encoded by the exons ATGGCTCCCTCTGTCTCTATTTCCGTTCTGATAGTAGTTCTTTATATCTTCATGAATGTCCCAAATATAGTTATTGCAGCTGGTTCTGTGGCAACATCTAAATCTTCCTCGCTAAAACAAGAAGTGCAAGCTCTGATGGAGAGTGGGTGGTGGAGTGGCTCTTCCAACTTTACCACAAGTCATTGCGACTGGCCAGGAATTAAATGCAACTTTGGTGGAAGCATCACAGAGATTGACATAGCTGGTAATATCTATCTTGGAGATAAGTTTAGGAAATTTAAATTCTCTTCCTTTCCAAATTTAGTCCGTCTTAGCCTTAGTAATAATCAAATTCTGGGGTGCATCCCATTTGAGATAGGTTCCCTTTCAAAGCTCACCCACCTTAATCTATCCCACAATTATCTTACAGGTCAGTTGCCTCTTTCACTTGCAAACCTCACCAAATTAGTGAAATTTGACATTTCTTTCAATGGAATTACTGGTTCCATCCCCAAAGAATTCGGAAATTTCAAGAATCTTCTTGAATTAAATCTGAGTCATAACAAATTCACCGGACCGATCCCTTCAACTCTTGGCCTTTTAACCAATCTTTCCAATCTGAATTTGTCCTTCAATGAAATTAACGGTTCTATAGTGTCAGAAATTGGACTGCTAAAGAATCTGTTAAATTTGTACCTCAATAACAACAACCTTGTTGGCCAAATCCCTTTGACAATAGGTCATTTAACAAAGTTGGAAACTTTGAACCTTAATTGGAATATGATCAGTGGTCCCATCCCCACAGAACTAGCTAGTTGCTTTTTGATAAAATTCTTGTCTTTAAGCCATAACTATTTAAATGGAAGTGTTCCCTCTTGGGTCAAGGACCTTTATGCCCCAATTAAGATTGATCTCAGCTACAATAACCTCACAGGCAATGTTCCTATTTCTTTAATTAGGATGCGTGAATTTAACCTGTCATATAATTCATTGGAGGGTCGAGTCccaattattttcaaaaattacggATTTGAAGTATTTATCGGCAACAAGGATTTGTGTAGTGACATCAAAGGTTTTGCTCAATGCCCATCTCCATCTTTAATTTCGCCTTCGACTCCACCTCTTGCtcttgaaaatattgtgtctgGCATGGAAGATGGTAGGGAGAAAGATGAACAcccaaacttcaaaaaaaaaaaattggttcccctcattgttttctttatttctttttcattttttacccTTTTACAGCTTTTTGGGTATTTTCTCCACTCTCAATGTCGGGTCAAGAATCTTGTACTTCCAATGAAAAAACACGCTGAgttaaaaggaacaaaaaatggGAACTTGTTCTCAATATGGAATTATGATGGCAATATTGCATTTGAAGACATCATTGAAGCCACAGAGGACTTTGACATTAGATATTGTATTGGAACTGGTGGTTATGGTAGTGTTTACAAAGCACAATTGCCTAGCGGCAAAGTGGTTGCCTTGAAAAAACTTAATCACTTAGAGGCTGAGGACCCAACTGTTGACAAGAGTTTCAGGAACGAGGTTAAAATGATGACAGAAATTCGACATCGGAACATTGTGAAACTTCATGGCTACTGTTTGCATAAGCGATGCATGGTTTTGATCTATGAATACATGGAAAGGGGAAGCTTATTTTGTGTGCTAAATAATGATGTTGAAGCTGTGGAATTGGATTGGACAAAGAGGGTGAACATCATCAAAGACATAGCACATGCCATATCATACATGCATCATGATTGTAACCCAATAATTGTTCATCGAGATATAAGCAGCAATAACATTTTATTGAACTCTAAGTTGGAGCAGGCATTTGTCTCTGATTTTGGTATAGCTAGACTTCTTGATCCTAACTCCTCCAATCAAACTTTAGTTGCTGGGACTTATGGCTATATTGCTCCAG AATTGGCGTATACTATGGTGTTTACTGAAAAATGTGATGTCTATAGTTTTGGTGTGGTGGCATTAGAAATATTAATGGGAATACATCCAGGAGAACTCTTGACtacattatcatcatcatcgtcatcttCTCGAAATATGATGTTAAATGAAATATTAGACCAACGCTTGCCACCTCCAAATCGAATAGTTGCACGGGATATTTTCTTTGTTGCAACTATAGCATTTGCATGCTTATGCACCAAACCAAAGTCTCGGCCAACAATGAATTGGGTGTCCCAAGAATTTCTTTCTCGTAAGAAACCAGTAGCCAAGCCCTTACATGTGGTTTCACTATGGCAGTTGAAGAACCAAGAAAATTATATGGTTGGAGATATTGAAACTCAATAA